A genome region from Bacteroides stercoris ATCC 43183 includes the following:
- a CDS encoding site-specific integrase, which translates to MKVEKFKVLLYLKKSEPDKTGKAPIMGRITLNRTMAQFSCKLSCTPGLWNARESRLNGKSREAVETNEKIERLLLAVHSAFNSLMERKRDFDAAAVRDMFQGNAGMQMTLLKLLDRHNGEMKARVGVDRAPTTLSTYLFTYRTLSEFIKAKFKVPDLVFGQLNEQFIRDYQDFILLEKGYAVDTLRGYLAILKKICRIAYKEGHSEKYHFCHFKLPKQKETTPKALSRENFEKLRDLEIPEKRRSHVITRDLFLFACYTGTAYADAVSITRKNLFRDDEGSLWLKYQRKKTDYLGRVKLLPEAVALIEKYRDDTRETLFPPQDYHTLRANMKSLRLMAGLSQDLVYHMGRHSFASLVTLEEGVPIETICKMLGHSNIKTTQIYARVTPKKLFEDMDRFVEATRDLKLIL; encoded by the coding sequence ATGAAAGTGGAAAAATTCAAGGTGCTGCTCTACCTGAAAAAGAGCGAGCCGGACAAGACCGGCAAAGCCCCGATCATGGGACGGATCACCCTCAACCGCACGATGGCGCAGTTCAGCTGCAAGCTCTCCTGCACCCCCGGGCTGTGGAACGCGCGTGAGAGCCGGCTGAACGGCAAGAGCCGGGAAGCGGTGGAGACCAATGAAAAAATAGAAAGACTGCTGCTTGCCGTACACTCGGCCTTCAATTCCCTCATGGAAAGAAAAAGGGATTTCGATGCCGCCGCGGTCAGGGACATGTTCCAGGGCAATGCGGGCATGCAGATGACCCTGCTCAAACTTCTCGACCGGCATAACGGGGAAATGAAGGCCCGTGTCGGTGTGGACCGTGCGCCCACCACACTCTCGACCTACCTCTTCACCTACCGCACGCTTTCCGAATTCATCAAGGCGAAATTCAAGGTTCCGGACCTTGTCTTCGGGCAGCTCAACGAGCAGTTCATCCGCGACTATCAGGATTTCATCCTTCTGGAAAAGGGATATGCCGTGGACACGCTTCGCGGCTACCTGGCCATCTTGAAAAAGATCTGCCGCATCGCCTACAAGGAGGGCCACTCGGAGAAATACCATTTCTGCCACTTCAAGCTGCCCAAGCAGAAGGAGACAACACCGAAAGCACTCAGCCGTGAGAATTTCGAGAAGCTGCGTGATCTGGAGATACCGGAAAAACGCAGGTCACATGTCATCACCCGGGACCTCTTCCTCTTCGCCTGTTACACCGGCACCGCCTATGCCGATGCGGTAAGCATCACCCGGAAGAACCTCTTCCGGGATGACGAGGGCAGCCTCTGGCTGAAATACCAGCGAAAGAAAACCGACTACCTCGGACGTGTCAAGCTGCTTCCGGAAGCCGTCGCGTTGATTGAGAAATACCGGGACGATACCCGCGAGACTCTTTTCCCGCCGCAGGACTACCACACGCTCAGGGCCAATATGAAATCCCTGCGCCTGATGGCAGGGCTGAGCCAGGACCTTGTCTACCACATGGGACGGCATTCTTTCGCCTCGCTGGTCACGCTCGAGGAGGGAGTGCCGATAGAGACCATCTGCAAAATGCTGGGACACTCCAACATAAAGACCACCCAGATATACGCGCGCGTAACCCCGAAGAAGCTGTTCGAGGACATGGACAGGTTCGTCGAGGCAACCCGCGATTTGAAACTTATCCTTTAA
- a CDS encoding transposase family protein has translation MEYFDISGWHDDSVKIEVWLDEKHYLERSDYKSGTVISHGSTGEKVIQDFPLCGKPVYLHVRHYRWYDKTTGETFSYTYDDLTAEGTKLTPEFVAFLKED, from the coding sequence ATGGAGTATTTCGATATCTCCGGTTGGCATGACGACTCTGTCAAAATCGAGGTCTGGCTTGATGAAAAACACTACTTGGAACGTTCCGATTACAAGAGTGGAACTGTGATTTCGCATGGCTCTACTGGTGAGAAAGTTATTCAGGACTTTCCTCTTTGCGGCAAGCCTGTTTATCTCCACGTAAGACATTATCGCTGGTATGACAAAACTACCGGGGAAACATTTTCCTATACCTACGATGATCTTACAGCCGAAGGAACGAAACTTACTCCCGAGTTCGTTGCTTTTCTAAAAGAAGATTAA
- a CDS encoding tyrosine-type recombinase/integrase — MLAKCLIINVLRLIIVILFFIAFLNITYMARHTFATFALANGVSIESVAKMLGHTNVQMTRHYARVLDRTVIREMSQIKMDFHFSM, encoded by the coding sequence ATTCTCGCAAAATGCTTAATTATAAACGTTTTACGTTTAATTATCGTCATTCTGTTTTTTATTGCATTTCTAAATATTACTTACATGGCGCGTCATACTTTTGCCACTTTTGCCCTGGCTAATGGTGTTTCGATAGAGAGCGTTGCTAAAATGCTGGGGCATACCAATGTTCAGATGACCCGTCATTATGCGCGTGTGCTGGACCGTACAGTGATACGTGAGATGTCACAGATAAAGATGGATTTTCATTTTTCCATGTAA
- a CDS encoding helix-turn-helix domain-containing protein: protein MDGQDVCLRLDISPRTLQTLRDTGRLAFTRLQRKFYYKPGDVEKLMVYVGIRRKEKEVRERRKNGNL from the coding sequence CTGGACGGCCAGGATGTCTGCCTGCGCCTTGACATCTCGCCGCGTACCCTGCAGACTCTCCGCGATACCGGACGGCTGGCGTTCACCCGCCTCCAGCGCAAGTTCTATTACAAGCCCGGGGATGTGGAGAAGTTGATGGTCTACGTCGGCATCAGACGCAAGGAGAAGGAGGTGAGAGAAAGAAGGAAGAACGGAAACCTTTAA
- a CDS encoding DNA-binding protein, translated as MNNRRTAPGGQMTHMLSTILAKVTNIEKLLAPAIHNLPDSEILDSKGVRLLTKMSDRTLLRRRNDGSLPFHRDKGKIYYRRSDVLRAMLLEKEEHSKNKRL; from the coding sequence ATGAATAACAGAAGAACTGCACCTGGTGGGCAGATGACCCACATGCTCAGTACCATACTCGCCAAAGTAACCAACATTGAAAAGTTACTGGCTCCTGCCATACATAACTTGCCCGACAGCGAGATACTGGATTCAAAAGGCGTGCGCCTGCTTACCAAAATGTCCGACAGGACACTTCTAAGACGCCGCAATGACGGTTCGTTGCCTTTCCACCGTGACAAGGGGAAGATTTACTACCGCCGTTCGGACGTGCTGCGTGCCATGCTGCTTGAAAAAGAAGAACACTCTAAAAATAAAAGGTTATGA
- a CDS encoding helix-turn-helix domain-containing protein — MKYGYEQRLIIVSRVKQEEAIAHLLRECHINKTQILTWVRMWDKYGRSELEQQPHCRPTVQLKEEVVHLILEKGVSLAHIRVEYRIDKTVLQRRGSTVRKYGYEALKPSKRRGDH, encoded by the coding sequence ATGAAGTACGGTTATGAACAACGGCTCATCATTGTTAGCCGGGTAAAACAAGAAGAAGCAATAGCTCACTTATTGAGAGAGTGTCATATCAATAAAACTCAGATATTGACATGGGTGAGAATGTGGGACAAATATGGCCGTTCCGAACTGGAACAACAACCACATTGCCGCCCTACGGTTCAATTAAAGGAAGAAGTCGTACATTTAATATTAGAAAAAGGTGTATCTTTGGCCCATATAAGAGTAGAATACAGAATTGACAAGACGGTACTACAACGCCGGGGCAGCACAGTACGCAAGTATGGTTATGAGGCTCTTAAACCGTCCAAACGCCGAGGAGACCACTGA
- a CDS encoding SusC/RagA family TonB-linked outer membrane protein, which yields MKKLLKRTEDRLFQSFLLLFLCLFFLASPTYAQGGFAVKGVVVDKTGFPLPGTNVMEKGTTNGTITDLDGNFSLTVAKKGATLVISFIGFDTKEVVVKDKNLNITLEEDSKLLNEVVVVGYGTMKKRDVTGAITSISSEAIEQKMATNVFEALQGTTAGVQVVSGSGQPGESSSIKIRGTSTFSAEGVTPLYIVDGVPLESIDGINTNDITSMEILKDAASAAIYGSRSANGVIIITTKSGQEGKPRIDIKYNHSWGNLSHKVAQANRKDRLAYDYARKEYFEIYGGGKPNESIDILDDPLNAFFNVDNDYLDMITTTAQKDQVDVSVGGGTKKLKYFINTGYYNEKGIISNTGFQRLNTRINSDYSPTDWMNMGSRISLTYSKKKGLDEGQLLSAVLSRRPYFNIVYPDGSLVGVFNGQKNPIAQINYTTDFTDSYKANFFQFFEIKFNKYLKFRTNINANFYLDKRKKLEPSLITDEWQKQNKGYSYNYLNWNWMNENFITYARKIKGHNFSAMLGVSAQQWRYENETFVGMNSSTDFIYTMNAFSANLDLSATGSTLTNHSMASVFARVTYDYKGKYLFTANMRRDGSSRFAKENKWGNFPSVSVGWRFSDENFMKFSKKFLEDAKIRVSYGITGNEAIGNYDYIYSYSPNSIYDNIGGVIPTRIGKDNLKWEETKQFNLGLDLNFWNSRLTITADYYDKYTDGLLANYQLPKESGFAYMKTNVGEMSNRGFEIAVSGDIIRSKDWKWNSSFNISRNVNRIEKLSEGKAYMEGDIWWMQEGGQVGDFYGFKNAGVFAYDESNAFTDNWEQLTPVFENGVFQYKYLLNGEVYEGNIQKKKLPNGKPFRGGDYNWEEPEASRDGIIDDNDRMVIGNAMPEVTGGLNTTLTWKDLSLYLGFYYSLGGKIYNAAEHNRNMFKYSGTTPSPEVIYNMWLKPGDQVLYPRPYNDEYNNARMGNSFYLEDASFIRLQNIRLAYDVPEKWSRKLMLKKLNVYAFVNNALTWTNYSGFDPEFSTRNPLQIGKDSYRYPRKREFGLGFSANF from the coding sequence ATGAAAAAATTACTAAAAAGAACAGAAGATCGGTTGTTTCAATCGTTCCTTTTGTTGTTCTTGTGTCTCTTTTTCTTAGCTAGTCCAACTTATGCACAAGGTGGATTTGCTGTGAAAGGAGTAGTGGTAGACAAAACAGGATTTCCTCTGCCGGGAACTAACGTAATGGAAAAAGGAACTACTAACGGAACCATTACCGATTTGGATGGTAACTTCTCATTAACGGTCGCAAAGAAAGGTGCTACACTGGTTATTTCTTTCATTGGTTTTGATACCAAAGAAGTGGTCGTAAAAGACAAGAACCTGAACATTACTTTGGAAGAAGATTCCAAATTGTTGAATGAAGTAGTTGTAGTAGGTTATGGTACTATGAAGAAACGTGATGTAACCGGTGCTATTACTTCTATTTCTAGTGAGGCGATTGAACAGAAGATGGCTACGAACGTATTCGAAGCATTACAAGGTACTACAGCCGGTGTACAGGTTGTTTCTGGTTCTGGTCAGCCGGGTGAGTCTTCTTCTATTAAGATTCGTGGTACTTCTACTTTCTCTGCTGAAGGTGTGACTCCGCTTTATATCGTAGATGGTGTGCCTTTGGAAAGTATTGATGGTATCAATACGAACGATATTACTTCTATGGAAATCTTGAAGGATGCGGCTTCTGCGGCTATTTACGGTTCTCGTTCTGCCAATGGTGTGATCATCATTACTACTAAGAGTGGACAAGAAGGCAAACCCCGTATCGATATCAAGTATAATCACTCTTGGGGTAACCTGTCGCATAAGGTAGCACAGGCTAACCGGAAGGATCGTTTGGCCTACGACTACGCTCGTAAGGAATATTTTGAAATCTATGGAGGTGGTAAACCCAATGAAAGTATTGATATTCTCGATGATCCTTTGAATGCTTTCTTTAATGTAGATAATGATTACCTGGATATGATTACTACTACTGCACAAAAAGATCAGGTGGATGTCAGTGTTGGTGGTGGTACGAAGAAATTGAAGTATTTCATCAATACAGGTTATTATAATGAAAAAGGTATTATTTCAAATACGGGTTTCCAACGTTTGAATACACGTATTAACTCAGATTATTCTCCGACAGATTGGATGAATATGGGCAGCCGTATTTCATTAACCTACTCTAAGAAAAAAGGTTTGGATGAAGGTCAGTTGTTGAGTGCTGTATTGTCTCGTCGTCCTTATTTCAATATTGTTTATCCTGACGGATCATTAGTTGGTGTATTTAATGGTCAGAAGAATCCGATTGCTCAAATTAACTATACTACAGATTTTACAGATTCGTATAAGGCAAACTTCTTCCAATTCTTTGAAATCAAGTTTAATAAGTATTTGAAGTTTAGAACTAATATCAATGCGAACTTCTACTTGGATAAGCGTAAAAAACTCGAACCGAGTTTGATTACTGACGAATGGCAGAAGCAGAATAAGGGCTATTCTTATAACTATTTGAACTGGAACTGGATGAATGAAAACTTCATCACTTATGCTCGTAAGATTAAGGGTCATAACTTCAGTGCCATGCTCGGTGTCAGTGCACAACAGTGGCGTTATGAAAACGAAACATTTGTGGGTATGAATTCTTCTACTGACTTTATTTATACCATGAATGCATTTTCTGCCAATCTGGACTTATCGGCTACAGGCTCTACATTGACCAACCATTCTATGGCATCTGTCTTTGCTCGTGTTACTTACGACTATAAGGGTAAATATTTGTTCACAGCCAATATGCGTCGTGACGGTTCTTCTCGATTTGCCAAAGAAAACAAGTGGGGCAACTTCCCTTCAGTATCTGTGGGATGGCGTTTCTCTGATGAAAACTTCATGAAATTTTCTAAGAAATTCCTTGAAGATGCTAAGATTCGCGTAAGCTACGGTATTACAGGTAACGAAGCAATCGGTAATTACGATTATATCTATTCTTATTCACCGAACTCTATTTATGATAATATCGGTGGTGTGATTCCTACCCGTATCGGTAAAGATAACTTGAAATGGGAAGAAACTAAGCAGTTCAACTTAGGTCTCGATTTGAACTTCTGGAATAGCCGATTAACGATTACTGCCGACTACTACGATAAGTATACAGATGGTTTGCTGGCTAATTATCAGTTACCAAAGGAATCAGGTTTTGCTTATATGAAAACCAATGTGGGTGAGATGAGCAACCGTGGTTTTGAAATAGCCGTATCGGGTGATATTATCCGTAGCAAGGATTGGAAATGGAATTCTTCTTTCAATATTTCTCGTAACGTAAACCGTATTGAGAAATTGTCAGAAGGCAAGGCTTATATGGAAGGTGATATCTGGTGGATGCAGGAAGGTGGTCAGGTAGGCGACTTCTATGGCTTCAAGAATGCAGGGGTATTTGCATATGATGAATCTAATGCGTTTACTGATAACTGGGAACAACTGACTCCGGTATTTGAAAATGGTGTATTCCAATATAAATATCTGTTGAACGGAGAAGTATATGAAGGTAATATCCAAAAGAAGAAATTACCGAATGGTAAACCCTTCCGTGGAGGTGACTACAATTGGGAAGAACCTGAAGCTAGCCGTGACGGTATTATCGATGATAACGACCGTATGGTAATTGGTAATGCTATGCCTGAAGTTACAGGTGGTTTGAATACTACATTGACTTGGAAAGACTTAAGCTTATATTTAGGTTTCTATTATTCACTGGGTGGTAAGATTTACAACGCTGCTGAACATAACCGTAATATGTTTAAATATTCTGGAACTACTCCTTCTCCGGAAGTTATTTATAACATGTGGTTGAAACCGGGTGATCAGGTTCTTTATCCGCGTCCGTATAACGATGAATACAATAACGCACGTATGGGTAACTCTTTCTATCTGGAAGATGCTTCTTTCATTCGTTTGCAGAATATTCGTTTGGCATACGATGTACCCGAAAAATGGTCTAGAAAGTTGATGTTGAAGAAATTGAATGTATATGCTTTTGTGAACAATGCATTAACTTGGACCAACTATTCCGGATTCGATCCTGAGTTTTCTACACGGAACCCGTTACAGATCGGTAAGGATTCTTATCGTTACCCAAGAAAGAGAGAATTTGGTTTAGGATTTTCTGCTAACTTTTAA
- a CDS encoding helix-turn-helix domain-containing protein, with translation MEGIIDKENERVRRFFALLDDMEKKVERLARDNRPPFNGERFLTDRELSGMLKISRRCLQDYRDQGRIPYIQLGGKILYRQSDIERLLEENYHPALV, from the coding sequence ATGGAAGGCATTATCGACAAGGAGAACGAACGTGTCCGCAGGTTCTTTGCCCTGCTGGACGACATGGAGAAAAAAGTGGAACGTCTTGCCCGTGACAACCGTCCTCCCTTCAACGGGGAACGGTTCCTGACCGACAGGGAGCTTTCCGGGATGTTGAAGATCAGCCGCAGGTGCCTGCAGGATTACAGGGACCAAGGACGGATTCCCTATATCCAGCTTGGCGGGAAGATCCTGTACAGGCAGTCGGACATCGAGAGGCTGCTGGAGGAGAACTATCACCCTGCATTGGTATAA
- a CDS encoding transposase — protein sequence MTSQYKGFISAYREWDLLDHATEYVLFKQNIGPCLCIDETSLSCGELYTVVTNRADRSGRGNLVAMIRGTKSEEVIKVLEMIHVSKRKTVKEVTLNFSPTMIRTVRTTFPNTTMTNDRFHVQKLFYEAIGELRITYRWMARDLENDEIQRCRELGIEYVPF from the coding sequence TTGACTTCACAGTACAAGGGGTTTATCAGCGCATACAGAGAGTGGGACCTGTTGGATCATGCCACAGAATATGTCCTGTTCAAACAGAACATAGGTCCCTGCCTTTGTATTGACGAGACTTCTTTGAGCTGCGGAGAATTATATACTGTTGTCACCAACCGTGCAGACCGTAGTGGTAGAGGCAACCTTGTGGCCATGATACGTGGCACAAAGTCTGAAGAGGTCATAAAAGTACTTGAAATGATTCATGTCTCCAAGCGCAAGACGGTCAAAGAAGTCACTTTAAATTTTTCACCGACCATGATACGGACTGTCCGAACGACTTTTCCCAACACCACTATGACCAATGACCGATTTCATGTACAGAAGCTCTTTTATGAGGCAATTGGTGAACTCAGGATTACTTATCGTTGGATGGCACGGGATTTGGAGAACGATGAAATTCAGCGGTGCAGAGAGCTGGGGATAGAGTATGTTCCGTTCTGA
- a CDS encoding site-specific integrase — protein sequence MRSTFKLLFYINRNKVKSDGTTAVLCRISIDGKKSAVTTGVYCKPGDWDSKKCEIKTARENNRLAAFRSRLEEAYGNLLRNQGVVTAELLKTTVSGANSVPEYLLQAGEVERERLRVRSKEINSTSTYRQSKTTQLNLRQFIESRGMKDIAFSDITEEFAESFKVFLKKELGHRNGHVNHCLCWLNRLIYIAVDREILRANPIEDVAYERKETPKLRHISRSELKRMMETPLPDPMMELARRTFIFSSLTGLAYADTRALHPRHIGTTSEGRRYIRIRRAKTDVEAFIPLHPIAGQILELYNTTDDDRPVFPLPVRDVLWYEVHGMGVALGMKENLSYHMARHSFGTLTLTAGIPIESIARMMGHTNIDSTQVYAQVTDRKISSDMNRLMERRKPAAGKEAAG from the coding sequence ATGCGCAGTACATTCAAGCTCTTATTCTACATCAACCGTAACAAGGTGAAATCGGACGGCACGACCGCCGTCCTCTGCCGGATCAGCATCGACGGAAAGAAATCGGCAGTCACGACAGGCGTCTATTGCAAACCCGGGGACTGGGACAGCAAGAAGTGTGAAATCAAAACAGCCAGGGAGAACAACCGCCTTGCCGCCTTCCGCAGCCGGTTGGAAGAGGCGTACGGGAACCTGCTGAGGAACCAGGGAGTGGTCACGGCCGAACTGCTCAAGACCACCGTGTCAGGCGCCAATTCCGTACCGGAATACCTCCTGCAGGCCGGAGAGGTGGAACGCGAACGGCTCAGGGTCCGCTCCAAGGAGATCAACTCCACTTCCACCTACCGCCAGTCGAAGACCACCCAGCTCAACCTCAGGCAGTTCATCGAATCCCGCGGGATGAAGGACATCGCCTTTTCGGACATCACCGAGGAGTTCGCCGAATCGTTCAAGGTCTTTCTCAAGAAGGAGCTGGGACACAGGAACGGACACGTGAACCACTGCCTGTGCTGGCTCAACCGGCTCATCTACATCGCCGTGGACCGGGAAATACTAAGAGCCAATCCGATAGAGGACGTGGCATACGAGAGGAAAGAAACACCTAAACTAAGGCATATCAGCCGCAGTGAACTGAAGCGGATGATGGAAACCCCGCTGCCCGACCCGATGATGGAGCTGGCACGCAGGACGTTCATCTTCTCCTCGCTGACCGGTCTGGCCTACGCGGATACGAGGGCTCTCCATCCCCGTCACATCGGAACGACTTCGGAAGGAAGAAGGTATATCCGCATCCGCCGCGCCAAAACGGACGTGGAGGCGTTCATCCCGCTGCATCCCATAGCCGGACAGATACTGGAGCTTTACAACACCACGGATGACGACAGGCCGGTATTCCCGCTGCCGGTCCGCGACGTCCTCTGGTATGAGGTACATGGAATGGGCGTGGCATTAGGCATGAAAGAGAACCTGTCCTACCACATGGCCCGGCATTCGTTCGGGACCCTGACACTGACCGCAGGTATTCCGATAGAGAGCATCGCCAGGATGATGGGCCACACGAACATCGACAGCACGCAGGTCTACGCCCAGGTCACCGACCGGAAGATATCCTCGGACATGAACCGGCTGATGGAAAGAAGAAAGCCCGCGGCCGGCAAGGAAGCCGCAGGCTAA